One Magnolia sinica isolate HGM2019 chromosome 2, MsV1, whole genome shotgun sequence genomic window, AAAACAGGTCTGGCTCCATGTCTCAATGGTAGACAGACGCTGTTTCAACCCTGAGATCATGGGATTGAGTGTCCATACGGTGTAAgtgggtgtgtaaaaaataaaaaataaaaaatctgccaACAATCTACATAAAGTTGCGAAAAATGCTATGAACAGTGTAAATAGGATGATGGACAAATGGGCTTTTAGACAGCCGGAGACCGGCGAGTTAAGCAATggccttgagttttagatccaggTCAAGCTCATGGCCCTGATATCCAGCCCAAACAGTGCCTGATATTTCATGCAACCCAAGTGTGTGTatgcatccaacccgtccatcgaAGTCAGGGCAGTGGAATTTgaacatcccaaaaatcaagttgactcAACCATCACGTTAATTTGAATTTTCTTAGGTGGTTATGCATGGTTccttacattgtggcccacctaatgaatgagcGGACTTCATCGATGGGGAATCCCATCATCAATAATTCAACGGTTGCATGGAATACACAAACCGGCAGTAATGCAAAAGCAGGTGAGCAGACGGATAAACAAGCATGCGAGTACCGGGTAACACCTTAGAGGgtattacccttaccgtgtggggcccgcctagatgaattttttatatatccacgccgtccataagaTTTAAAAACTAATTTTCGTACGTAATCTCAAATTTtaagtagatataaatctcaggtagatcacaccactggaaacagtggtgaatgactattaaaaactttttttgggccactagttttggatcaagccaatatttgtattttaaatcgATCCAGGTCGGTTTCACATTATAAACGGGTTCGATGGatgataaacattatggtaggccctaggaagtttttaatggtgggcgtcctatcaccactatttcctgtggtgtggtccacatgagatttggatctccttaaaTTTCATAAATACGTCttaaaatgaactttaaaaacggatggatggtgggatctactaaaaatcatcaaggtgaaccccacggtaagggtagcATTCACgatggtgttacccgggtaacgcCTAATCCCACTCACGTGAATAGCCTTTACGTGTAGGTACTTTGCAGAAACCTGCAGAGAAACCGTCGTCAGAAAATAAGCATATTCTACAGGAACATGCTAGaaacggacgcggtttggccagtgacgctgACACCAGCCATGTGGAAAGTGGCCGGTGCTATGtgcaccccatcatgatgcatgtgctttatccacgccgtccatccattttgaaagataatattaGGGCTTGAACCTAAAAATATGGAAGATCTAAATCTTGCTACTTATCTGCTCAAGATCGTCAAGCATGCACAGAAATACCagaatcagaaccgttcatcgtCTAGTATTATTTCAAATAACCTAAAATCCCAAATACTAAGCCTCAAGGacgaatctggaccgttgatttcGACCTCAGCTACGGAGATTCTTCAGGCCTTCCACAAACAGAGAAGCAAATCGGTCCATTTCGCCTTTTGGTAGCGACACCCCAACTTCGATTCCTCCCTCTTCATCTCTAGTATCCGCAACCGATATAGCGCCTGCTTCTTGAATCGAAAACACTTCCACCTTTACAGGCCTTCCCCACCCGAAATCCGTATCATAGACCCGAAACTTGGGCGACCCAGCAACCGTTACGATCCGCTCCCCTGAAGCTGCCGTAGAAACAAATTCCGGTATCCAAGTCTCCACGCCATTCAAGACCCCGCCATCCAACGCTTGGATTGTTCTCCCGATGGCCTCCGACGCGGGTCCCACCCCGTCTTCCGTCGCTAAGTCGTTCCCCTTCGCATGGCATCTACAACAACCGATACAGTTCCCGAAATACGTAGCGGGTATCGGCGGTACCAGCCGAGCCCGGCAGTCCACCGGAAAGTAGAAATGGACGTTTTTGTCCCTGACGTCATCTCCACGTGACCTGATCAAGCAAACCCACACGTATGCGCATGTTAGCACGAACGATGAGCAATGTATCGGTTTCTGGCTGGCGTCGCACCGTCGAGCTAAGATCCGTCGCCTTAGCGTCTCGATGTCTGCTCGACCGATGATGAACGTGGCTAGAAATGGGGTTGCTCGAGCCTTCAAGCTATCTGAGACCTGGTCGCGTTTGAAATTAGCAATCTGGTCTAACATTAGTCTCTTGAGTCCGTCGAGATATGCAGCCACGGACCTGTCGTAGAACGGCCTCGACCTGATTAAAGACTCGTCTCCGGACTGGCAAATCGACGCCCAAGatttcatgaaatgcatggagctGCTCCCATCTGCCACCGCGTGGTGTATGCAGGTTCCGATACAGATGCCAGAATCGGGAAATATGGTGACTTGCAAAGCTAGCAGGGGTTGGTTTTGAGGGTCAGAAACGGGTAACTGAGGAACGAGTGGATGTAATTCCATTACATCTCTTGGGTGATTCGCCATGAGTAGGTGGAAATCAGCGTCTGACTCCGCGACGGTGAATGAGACTGAGTCGCCATTGACATAGCGAATCTCGTGCTCGCCATTGTTGGGAGAGCGGGTCAGATTACCAGCGAGAGGGAAGaagagacggagagagagggaaagggagtGTTTCAATTTGGGAAGGAGAGTGTTTATAAAGTGGGTTGTGGTGATTGTGTTATCTGGGTTTTGTGGGAATTGGTAGAAGAAGAGGCGTTGGACCGGAGGCAATTGTAGCCAAACAACATCGAATAAGGTGATAGGGAGAGAGGCGTCGGTGATGGAGCTGGGCGGAGGAGAGACTCTGGAAACCTCCAACAGCTTGACATTGTGAAGTGGTGCCATGTAGTGAGGGCGGTTTCAGAATCCAGCGCAACGCCTCTTTTATAGGCCGTGGGTGCATAAAACAGCAGTATGTGTGGCCCACAGTATTGTATAactccaatccatccatcagattctGTAATTAATGTTTGGCCCGAGGATAAAGATCAGCTAGATGGGCCAAACCACATTGAACAATTGGATAGATGGCTACCATAGGTTTTGAATAGGCCCCACCTGCTGAGCCCAACCCCAGGTCTAGACCGTTGATAGTCCTCGGACCATCATCATGTGTTATCTTCCTCCAAACCCATTGATGAGGTCTAACTGATCCTTAGGATGagagaaatataaaaataatgacacctgatacaaaactcaagtgggccacacactgtgAAATTAACGGTTAGGGAGCAATTTCATATTGTTTTCGATGCGGGGCCTACGTAAGTTTTTACTCCGGTTTATGACGATTCTCacctgatggaaggagtggattttacatctaGCTGCCTGAAATAAGTAATGTAGGCGTGAGAGCCGTGAATAGATTTTCTTCCATCTGACACCCGACGCTaaagaaggaagcggattgcgttcgACCAGATTTGTATGGGGCTCATCTTAcgtatcaacgccgtccatctcttttctcagcTCATATCAAGGTACCCAATATGATTTTTCATTTAAAGCTTTGATCATTTAATGTGCGTTTAATGCAATCTAAGCTTActctatggtgtgttccactagaacattggatttgcttcattattGGGACCATATCTTAACAAGAACTTACAaaagtgatggatggtgtggataaacagatacaaaACAGTGCGTCCCCACAAAAATTTGACCGGACGCTTAtaggtaggggtgcacacggttcggtttggtccggttctagggtgaaactGGAACTGAACCGTTCCTAATAGTTCTAGGAAATTCGGAATCAAAACtggaccattagcaccctagaaccgaaccgttaaaaccggtttgattccggatcggttccacggttctgagctttttataatccagcccaattgcaagtccatgtccatccatggtgtggtctatttgatgaatggtttagacaCTGTATAAGGTATacaaaaatacatttacgaaaattATTGTTccagagaaaataattataaggtgtgcaaaaatacatcggttcggttccacAGTTCAGTTCCACAGTTCGGTTCTATAGATCgaatccacggtttggttctacagaTCGGTTCAcgattcggttcggttctacatacccccaaactgagaaccgaaccgatgtcaccggttctttgatttttggaaccggaaccgaaaccggtgcactctagaaccggaccaaaccggaccgtttggttggTTCTGGTCCGGTTCCACTGTTCTATTGGTTAAATGTGCAACCCTACTTATAGGACCGTCCGAGGTCTGACGCAATCCGCTCTAAAATACTCAAAtaggtggaagcggattggctggtgtacctcacgccagctatatagctgttgtatcgacgtcagtaagttctgtgggtcttcatgaggtatgtgttatatccaaaccatccatccatttggtgagctcgttttaaggcttgagatgaaaaataaaacagatctcaCTATCAAGTGGAACAGACTACAAAAGCCAgtagaggattgaacatctaccattgaaaccctttttagagttacagaagttttggatcaatatgaaatttgtttttcctcttcattaaggtctttttgaccttgtgaatatattgaatgtaaaataaatgttatggtaggccttacaaatttttttacggtgaaaatcatcatctccgctgctatttatggtgtggtccagatgatctctggatatgattcagtttttggataatactctaaaattatctctaaaaatagattaacgatgtagatataataaatacatcagtgtAGGGCCAGTaattttgatctcttttgaatcgttgggagctcgaggagcgttagtgctcgtcttcgcacgacgcgtacctacaacagctatatagagctccgagttgtacgaacggttcaaaggagatcatagTTATATGGCCCCtaaaattatgtatttattatatccacaccgttcatccatttttctagatcattttatagcatgacacataaaatgagtcatatccaaagctcaggtggaccacactacaaatagaagtagggaaaatgattttcactattaaaacatCCGTAGGGCTATCATAACGTTTTTCTTCCCATACaatcagtgtgatccacttgatgtttggatctgtcttatttttcggctaaaGCCTTAAAACTAACTcgccaaatggaaggacggtttggatataacacttaaCTAAaagtgagacccacagaacttagttacgtcaacacagcagccagttccgtggtgtgtggtacaccagccaatccgctttccatCGGTGCAGCTTccgtggatccccggatccagcGAGGTCGGTGGGatccatgtgggatccaccttgttGCATGTTCCTTGCATTcatgccgtccaactattttgacagctcattttgtggcatgatttaaaaaatgaagtccataccacaggaaacggtggtgagtGACCATTTAAAAATTAATGCAGGCCGCAAAAGGTtttacatcaagctgatatttgtgtgggccTTTCATCTATGTCTTTATGATGTTATCAGaaagttggatggcaataaacatatTGGTgactccaaagaagttttcaatggtggggattcaatcagcactgtttcctgtggcatggtccaactgagatttggatctgcttcattttgtgaTAATGCCTTTAAATGAGCCATTAAAACAGTTGCATGACATGGATGCAAGgagtatacatcaaggtgggcctcacacactaCGACAAAGTGCGGCATTGCCGGCTGATTTTTTCGGCCGCCCAACGTGCACTGCCGGCAAAGGGGGCCGAATATATCAAAAACCCTAACGGTCCCCCtcatttgctctctctctctctctctctctctctctctctctctctccgccccCGTtcccctctttccctctctccctattctcctctttccctctctttctctctcccgatCTCCGCTCCCGATtttcctctttccctctctttctctctcccgatctccatttccctctctctctctctctctctctctctctctcacctgctccatctctctcattcgcctccctctctctctccaatgcatctccaCCATCTCTTCTATCTCCCTCGCGTCATCTTTTTACTCGGATCTCCATTGGAACAGCCGCCCGAAGGAACCACGCACCATTCAAAAGCCCCTTTTCAGATTTTTGTGGCATTTCTTAAATCGAAGCAATCTAAAGCTCCTCTCTACAGGttgatctcttcctctctctatctctttctgtCGCTCTTTCAGATTTCAGGAATGCtaactatttgatgaaatggctcaacaagataagatttcatgtctttttttctttttcttttttttgaagtgAAAATGAGAAATCTGGATTCGTGAATCTGGTGTCTCATTATCTAAGGTAGAACGAATCAAACTCTGTTGATTTCTCCAGATCTTGCAATTTCATCACTTGATTTTTCTTTCTGCcttgttatatggtaatggagaAGCGCAACAAATTGAATGAAGTAAGACCCAGCTACTCGGACATATGAAGTCATCGTTCATTATGATAGCTTGGCACCGACTTGTGAAGGTGATCTCCTGGTTTCATGTATTTAATTGAAATGTACGCTAGTGGAAATAAAATCTGGTGAGTAGAAATgcaatttttaatatatatatattcttcataTGAGGACTTCATACAAATTTGCAATTGGCAGTGGGCCCAATTTTGGATGCCATGGACAGTTGGGTTACTTAAAAGGGAGCTGAAAACTGGAATAGAAAAGATGAAAGGAAATTAAGCTAATTCAGGCTAATTCAACGGTCGGTACATACCATGGGAAAGAGCTGAGAGAATTAGTCTCATTATTATAATACTTACGTGGTGTCCACTTTTGTCTATAtagaccatccaatccactcatctaaCCATGCAATCCACTCATATGTAGTTTCACACTGTTGTCTAAACATTGTGAATTTGAAGTTTTCAGAATGATTTGACACCTTTACTTATGGTGAAAAACCCTCTTCCCTATGGTGCAGCTGATGTAAGTCTTGGATTACAAGTGAATCTACAGGACTTAAGGTATGTGACGGCCCAACTGATGGATGGGGCGGATATGATGCATGATTGTCCCACATAGTTATTAGTTAGCTAGTGCAAGTCATCCCTTCCATGTGCCCATGCAATTCAGGCCATTGTAGTCCCGATTTCTATAtatcttccttcctttctctctctctctgcatcatTTGCATCGCATTTCCTAGCCTACTTAATAGTTTCAGGCTAGAAAGGAAGAACAACACAATATGCGTGACCTGAGGCTGAGTACTGGTCATCTATCCGTCCTACGGCTTGACAAAGTCAAAGACCATTGCTGTCTCTAATTTAATGGCCTCCTTATCGTGGGCTAGGCAAAATAAAACCTTGTAATAGACTAGGCTTGAAAAGTCCAAACAAATTAGCTTGTAATCAGAATCAAACCCATAAATTCATGGCCCCACTCACCAAACAAAAAAGACACTCGACTCTAAAAGTCGCTGGCATTGATTGTCAGAACTATCCGATCAGTGGATGAGAAAACAGGAGAGGTGCGTGATGATTCTAAGATTCAATCACTGATTTGGACTGAAGAGAGGAGATGGAGACAGACAAATGAGAGGTGAAGCTAGTATGTTGTACGTTTGCCAAACATAGTAGTAACTAAAATAAGTTATGCAATAAATAGTTTATATTAACCAACTTATTGTCCAAACGCTCCGTTATTAACATAATGCGTTATGCTATAATGcatcatttttataatttataattaacGTCATAGTGAGCTATCCAAACGAGCCCCAGAATTAAGTCTTGAGATATTGGGAGGTCCAATTAAGTCTCCTTTGGAGGTGTACCCAACACTAGGGAAAAACAAAAGTTGTCTTTGCCTCTTTCCATCAAAGCTCATCTTATTGCCATTTCATGACTTCATCACTCGTATCTGTTTTAGTTACCTCACACATGGAAACAAGTGATACTAATGTGAGACTGTAGCTACTCCTGAGGTTGTCCTAACAATACGTGGTTTCCATGTCTTAAAAACATAGCCTACAGATCATCGGGTGAATTATACCGTTGAAATGAAATATTGAATGGTTATTAGAAAAAGATCATGTGTTCCCCCATGATGATAatatattttcataattttatatGCATGGAGCTCACACAGTGATGATCTTGTGTTAAGTGGATCTGATTTTACACATGTGACCCAATTCTATGCATGAATTTATGCA contains:
- the LOC131238011 gene encoding phenolic glucoside malonyltransferase 2-like translates to MAPLHNVKLLEVSRVSPPPSSITDASLPITLFDVVWLQLPPVQRLFFYQFPQNPDNTITTTHFINTLLPKLKHSLSLSLRLFFPLAGNLTRSPNNGEHEIRYVNGDSVSFTVAESDADFHLLMANHPRDVMELHPLVPQLPVSDPQNQPLLALQVTIFPDSGICIGTCIHHAVADGSSSMHFMKSWASICQSGDESLIRSRPFYDRSVAAYLDGLKRLMLDQIANFKRDQVSDSLKARATPFLATFIIGRADIETLRRRILARRCDASQKPIHCSSFVLTCAYVWVCLIRSRGDDVRDKNVHFYFPVDCRARLVPPIPATYFGNCIGCCRCHAKGNDLATEDGVGPASEAIGRTIQALDGGVLNGVETWIPEFVSTAASGERIVTVAGSPKFRVYDTDFGWGRPVKVEVFSIQEAGAISVADTRDEEGGIEVGVSLPKGEMDRFASLFVEGLKNLRS